A stretch of Gasterosteus aculeatus chromosome 4, fGasAcu3.hap1.1, whole genome shotgun sequence DNA encodes these proteins:
- the nexmifb gene encoding neurite extension and migration factor, with translation MDVLTDTSLTLIVKTSGPGSADVVENTGVCEQSGHLSLCGIVDAALPPSLPPAAAGTSQPACPTRKRTTPTSPTLPLPLGPESSLGLTAPRFPPSDDAASVVSQLHHNPTPRPTPAVSSWNPTEDTQKTSLLLPVALPLSATMMETATVSNLTEECLLQPTRTCLGCFIETRDATDPNSIQNPPHDPNANPDTGTGLSVRIGDVSREDFSDINNISIQCLSHAGEAVSQYGEQLLSDQLLSFPLPKAPGEGKRADGNKTTDDCDDPEDDATAKNLYEGLLLDKVSGEEVLLANAGQDWGYFESFISESKMELLDLCSKNELSVNLFSEDDVDNLFDDEDDDSTLSSDVCSLKIRYESFQDNMREKTNVLQEETQFNFFPSVLANCAKKEEGAGVLRRSAEELQLKADELILETGQEGKAGDCSGRSPLDGSQGSPMSTPKVNYLMDFNSTEESGEFSDDSSCTGSSSDTLQEGKLKKSHSKRLLSPSNPLNYGLRSKRKVRYSDDYLYDVDSLESEKNAEKKEKAPSGQKEEEDVDWCPKKRRKSCRKEPPVVIKYIIINRFKGERLMSVKLGKLDPVDDTVSLNTDTVTKYETLAPLKDFWQEKQRERQEQLKLAARDKQQRGFHLNGRHHRPFNSSHPKRKYKIANRLKVQRIHAVEQSATVQCSPLSDRGQGGVTKEEATPTVGGTIEAPGLPVTLDTNSITHTVTAKSRSQEREEREGRRLGGNKTVRIRKFKSEARLRSKKMKEAEGEEGRSATDETDACVAAAPIGELAAGLEEAGISSTTVKPHLCDNNTATHTSEEKFPFVSSSRSPNKAPPSEAVESGVPVIPGGYLQTLLDATDSSGGAAISYFPQQPSRQRYPLGLSLEEKQFPSLQLAQSCVLSPPSESELQQSPQNCPNFPQMWHSQLCSSQSFGPETPETPILPSNFPATVPLNDSLPVSDYSQLSPEADRLLYEKSYLTEAGLQPGTDLQVCQSAPVEGQVQYQRGSLCTDNGRLISYDSVGSLSASSSNYSSLSLKSCEREGEEEGRDSFLAHCSPKVVIQQSVDALTPLRESSDLLDISNFTPDKFRHSSLSELSPPETPNLSPQVVGRDMKMAGNAGEYQDVNDMTLDCNREAKWNCDVMQQQEHTANAYTVEDSQFPLHNFSSQDVLHLDKKELGVNEFDEQSGEGLAGAKSIKSKRKGNCKQTAAGQSPKKVRAPRAPKSEKVKTPKQNSRSTKKIKAMLEGKAAKNQAGSCGTGLTDSSSTGDWSGPGWSESNSLVGDDQREFEEPSNILSNIVSGMAEVQRFMMASIEPLWNPMSEACMPSEANSLNLKTLKILAGTEADMKKKGATLTGAGRGRKAGGKGGKNQAKFNPSHPLFPQLALGCNMFDKPNFINPGPAHKKLYRHKTSAKFPRIETMKGKRAERDPNKDIALMTSFEKLR, from the coding sequence gggtATGTGAGCAGAGTGGTCATCTGAGTCTTTGTGGCATCGTTGATgctgctctccctccatccttacCTCCTGCTGCCGCAGGGACTTCACAGCCGGCCTGCCCAACACGCAAGAGGACCACGCCTACATCGCCAACACTCCCACTTCCCCTTGGCCCTGAGTCCTCTCTGGGCCTGACAGCGCCCCGCTTCCCTCCCTCTGATGATGCTGCATCTGTAGTCTCTCAACTTCACCACAACCCCACACCACGGCCCACCCCAGCTGTAAGCTCCTGGAACCCTACAGAAGACACTCAGAAGACTTCCCTCTTGCTGCCTGTTGCCCTCCCTCTGTCAGCTACAATGATGGAGACTGCCACTGTGTCTAACCTGACAGAGGAGTGTCTTCTTCAGCCTACCCGCACCTGCCTTGGCTGCTTCATCGAGACCCGGGATGCCACTGACCCTAATTCTATCCAGAACCCGCCCCATGACCCTAACGCCAACCCTGACACGGGGACTGGGCTAAGCGTTAGGATAGGCGACGTGAGCAGAGAGGACTTCTCTGACATCAACAATATCAGCATCCAGTGCCTGAGCCATGCGGGGGAGGCAGTGAGTCAATATGGAGAACAGCTCCTCTCTGACCAACTACTTAGCTttcctctgccaaaagccccaggTGAGGGTAAGAGGGCTGACGGGAATAAAACAACAGACGACTGTGATGACCCAGAAGATGATGCAACAGCTAAAAACCTGTATGAGGGACTGTTATTGGACAAAGTGAGCGGAGAGGAGGTCCTGCTGGCTAATGCCGGCCAGGACTGGGGCTACTTTGAATCCTTCATCAGTGAGAGTAAGATGGAACTGCTGGACCTTTGTTCTAAGAATGAACTCTCAGTCAACCTCTTCTCCGAGGACGACGTGGACAATCTGTTTGACGACGAAGACGATGATTCCACTTTGAGCAGTGATGTCTGTTCGCTGAAGATTCGCTACGAGTCTTTCCAGGACAACATGAGGGAAAAGACAAACGTTCTCCAGGAGGAGACGCAGTTTAACTTTTTCCCTAGTGTCCTGGCCAACTGTGCCAAGAAAGAGGAAGGAGCCGGAGTCTTGAGAAGGAGTGCTGAGGAGCTTCAGCTCAAAGCTGATGAGCTCATTCTCGAGACAGGGCAGGAAGGAAAGGCTGGGGACTGCAGTGGTAGGAGTCCCCTCGATGGTTCCCAAGGCTCACCCATGTCAACCCCCAAAGTCAACTACCTTATGGACTTCAATTCCACAGAGGAGTCAGGTGAGTTTAGCGATGACAGCTCCTGCACTGGCTCCTCCTCAGACACCCTGCAGGAGGGCAAGCTTAAGAAGAGCCACTCAAAGAGATTACTCAGCCCCTCTAACCCCCTCAACTATGGTTTGCGCTCCAAGAGAAAGGTTCGATACAGTGATGACTACTTATATGACGTTGACTCGCTTGAGAGTGAGAAGAATgcggagaaaaaagagaaagctcCGTCTGgtcagaaagaggaggaggatgtagaCTGGTGCCCCAAAAAACGCCGAAAATCGTGTCGTAAAGAGCCGCCAGTGGTCATCAAGTACATCATCATCAACCGGTTTAAAGGGGAGAGACTAATGTCAGTGAAACTGGGCAAGTTGGACCCTGTGGACGATACTGTGAgcttaaacacagacacagtaaCCAAATATGAGACACTGGCTCCTCTGAAGGATTTCTGGCAGGAGaagcaaagagagagacaggagcAGCTTAAGCTGGCTGCCAGAGATAAACAGCAACGCGGTTTTCATCTAAACGGACGCCATCATCGCCCTTTTAATTCTAGCCATCCCAAAAGGAAATACAAGATTGCAAACAGGCTTAAGGTTCAGAGGATTCACGCTGTGGAGCAATCAGCAACAGTACAGtgctcccctctctctgatCGGGGCCAGGGAGGTGTAACTAAAGAAGAGGCCACCCCCACGGTAGGGGGAACAATAGAAGCCCCAGGCCTCCCAGTAACATTAGACACAAACTCCATCACGCACACAGTCACAGCCAAGAGTCGCtcccaggagagggaggaaagggaggggaggagattgGGGGGGAATAAAACCGTCAGGATAAGGAAATTCAAAAGCGAAGCCAGGCTGAGGAgcaagaaaatgaaagaggcagagggagaagaggggaggagcgCCACGGATGAAACGGACGCCTGTGTCGCTGCGGCACCGATTGGGGAGCTTGCTGCCGGGTTAGAAGAGGCAGGCATTAGCTCAACTACAGTCAAACCCCATCTCTGTGACAATAACACTGCCACTCATACATCCGAGGAGAAATTCCCCTTTGTGTCGTCCAGTCGCTCCCCtaacaaagcccccccctcgGAGGCGGTGGAGTCGGGTGTCCCTGTTATCCCGGGGGGCTACCTGCAGACCCTGTTAGATGCCACGGACTCCTCTGGTGGAGCCGCTATCTCTTATTTCCCCCAGCAGCCCTCTAGGCAGCGGTATCCTTTGGGGCTTTCCCTCGAGGAGAAACAGTTTCCTTCTCTGCAGCTCGCTCAGAGCtgcgtcctctctcctccctccgagTCGGAGCTCCAGCAGTCTCCCCAGAACTGCCCCAACTTCCCCCAGATGTGGCACTCGCAGCTCTGTTCAAGTCAGAGCTTTGGCCCTGAGACCCCTGAAACTCCCATTTTACCCAGCAACTTCCCAGCTACTGTGCCCCTGAATGACAGCCTACCAGTTTCTGACTACAGCCAGCTGAGCCCCGAGGCTGACAGGCTGCTTTATGAGAAGAGCTATCTGACAGAGGCAGGGCTGCAGCCCGGGACAGATCTGCAAGTGTGTCAGTCAGCTCCTGTGGAGGGTCAGGTGCAATACCAGAGAGGGTCCCTGTGCACAGACAATGGCAGGCTCATCAGCTATGACTCAGTCGGCTCTCTGTCAGCCTCCTCCAGCAATTACAGCTCCCTCAGCCTCAAGTCTTGTGAacgagagggtgaggaggagggccgAGACAGCTTCTTAGCTCATTGCAGTCCTAAAGTGGTGATTCAGCAGAGTGTGGACGCCCTTACCCCACTCAGGGAGTCTTCAGACCTGCTGGACATCTCCAACTTTACCCCCGACAAGTTTAGACACTCATCACTGTCAGAGCTCTCCCCTCCTGAGACCCCCAACCTGTCTCCCCAGGTGGTGGGGCGTGATATGAAGATGGCAGGGAATGCCGGAGAATACCAGGATGTGAATGACATGACCCTGGACTGCAACCGGGAGGCAAAGTGGAACTGTGACGTTATGCAGCAACAAGAGCACACAGCAAATGCGTACACAGTGGAAGACAGCCAGTTTCCGCTTCACAACTTCAGCAGTCAGGATGTGTTACACTTAGATAAGAAGGAGCTGGGGGTTAACGAATTTGATGAACAGAGTGGGGAGGGGTTGGCCGGTGCAAAAAGCATTAAGtcaaagaggaaaggaaattgCAAACAGACAGCCGCAGGACAGAGCCCTAAGAAAGTCCGGGCTCCTAGAGCCCCGAAGTCCGAAAAGGTCAAGACCCCCAAACAGAACTCACGTTCCACCAAAAAGATAAAGGCCATGTTGGAGGGTAAGGCAGCAAAGAACCAGGCAGGTAGTTGTGGCACAGGCCTGACTGACAGTAGCAGTACGGGGGACTGGTCCGGCCCCGGTTGGTCGGAGAGCAATAGCCTGGTTGGGGACGACCAGAGGGAATTTGAGGAGCCCTCAAATATTCTGTCCAATATTGTCTCTGGCATGGCTGAGGTCCAAAGGTTCATGATGGCCTCCATTGAGCCACTGTGGAACCCCATGTCTGAGGCCTGTATGCCATCTGAGGCCAATAGCCTCAACCTAAAGACCCTCAAAATCTTGGCAGGCACAGAGGCCGACATGAAGAAAAAGGGGGCCACGCTAACAGGGGCTGGAAGAGGCAGAAAGGCggggggaaagggaggaaagaacCAGGCCAAATTCAACCCCTCTCATCCCTTGTTCCCACAATTAGCTCTTGGCTGCAACATGTTTGATAAACCCAACTTTATTAACCCTGGGCCTGCGCACAAAAAGCTGTACCGCCACAAGACCAGTGCAAAGTTCCCACGGATTGAGACAATGAAGGGGAAGCGAGCTGAGAGAGACCCAAATAAGGACATAGCACTGATGACCTCGTTTGAGAAACTGAGGTAA